A stretch of the Enterobacteriaceae endosymbiont of Donacia proxima genome encodes the following:
- a CDS encoding KamA family radical SAM protein, translating to MKELWLQQLSNSINNNTDLIKITNIKKQNSYQFLYKNKNIKFNVKIPVIFIKKIEKNNHRDPILLQFILHKKELITNKKYNNNPLNEQFIKPGIIHKYKNRILILITGMCAVHCRYCFRKNTKQINSIKLCDWFQIINYIQKNKQINEIIFSGGDPLILNDYRLNFFINDIKNISHIKVLRIHTRIICIIPERITSNLIKIFNKCKFNIVIVTHINHPNEISEELFNKILLLKKVGITMLNQSVLLKNINNNDNILIKLSNSLFNIGILPYYIHLLDKVEGSKHFNVSEKKAKKIIQKISLSLSGFLIPKLTKEIYGKKYKKFII from the coding sequence ATGAAAGAATTATGGTTACAACAATTATCAAATAGTATTAATAATAATACTGATTTAATCAAAATTACAAATATAAAAAAACAAAATAGTTATCAATTTTTATATAAAAATAAAAATATAAAATTTAATGTTAAAATACCTGTTATTTTTATAAAAAAAATAGAAAAGAATAATCATCGAGATCCAATATTATTACAGTTTATTTTACATAAAAAAGAATTAATTACAAATAAAAAATATAATAATAATCCATTAAATGAACAATTTATTAAACCTGGAATAATACATAAATATAAAAATAGAATATTAATTTTAATTACAGGAATGTGTGCAGTACATTGTAGATATTGTTTCCGTAAAAACACTAAACAAATAAATTCCATTAAATTATGTGATTGGTTTCAAATAATAAATTATATACAAAAAAATAAACAAATTAATGAAATTATTTTTTCCGGAGGAGACCCTTTAATATTAAATGATTATAGATTGAATTTTTTTATTAATGATATAAAAAACATTTCCCATATTAAAGTATTAAGAATACATACAAGAATAATATGTATTATTCCTGAAAGAATTACATCAAATTTAATAAAAATTTTTAATAAATGTAAATTTAATATTGTAATAGTTACTCATATTAATCATCCTAATGAAATTAGTGAAGAATTATTTAATAAAATTTTACTTTTAAAAAAAGTAGGGATTACTATGTTAAATCAAAGTGTTTTATTAAAAAATATTAATAATAATGATAATATTTTAATTAAATTAAGTAATAGTTTATTTAATATTGGAATATTACCATACTATATTCATTTATTAGATAAAGTAGAAGGCAGCAAACATTTTAATGTTTCTGAAAAAAAAGCTAAAAAAATTATACAAAAAATATCATTATCTTTATCAGGATTTTTAATTCCTAAATTAACTAAAGAAATTTATGGGAAAAAATATAAAAAATTTATTATATAA
- the carB gene encoding carbamoyl-phosphate synthase large subunit, with translation MPKRTDIKNIMLLGAGPIIIGQACEFDYSGTQACKALKEEGYNLILVNSNPATIMTDPNIANVTYIEPINWHVITKIIKKEKPDAILATMGGQTALNCILDLHKNNILKKFNIEVLGTSINTIYNAENRSYFAKIIKKLGFNTPYSFSIRNMDEAIDCIQKIKFPCIIRPSFTMGGSGGGIAYNIMEFKKICNNGLSLSFNNELIIDESLIGWKEYEMEVIKDKNNNSIIICSIENIDPMGIHTGDSITVAPAQTLSDKEYQIMRNASISIIRAVGLESGGANVQFAINPKTGELIVIEMNPRVSRSSALASKATGFPIAKISAKLSIGYTLDELTNDITNNCTSAAFEPSIDYIVTKIPKFNFEKFYNVNDRLTTEMKSVGEVMSIGRSFQESIHKALCSLENGIYGFEPIKIDKINSKDYYNVIIKELKKPGPDRIRFIADAMRINMSIEEIHNYSKIDMWFLSQIEDIILTEQKIKMLGIKYLKNIKYFFKLKKKGFSDVRLANILNVSEKKIRKLRYKYNIHPVYKKVDTCSAEFKTNTTYMYSTYGTECEANPNNNKKKIIILGSGPNRIGQGIEFDYCCVHASMILRKNNFETIMINCNPETVSTDYDISDRLYFEPITLENILEIVRIEKPLGVIIQYGGQNPLNLAKKLEQENVNIIGTSSSAIDLAEDRKKFQNIVNCLKLKQSPSYIVKDLNEAFKKANILGYPLIVRPSYVLGGRCMEIVYNEDDLQNYFLLNIKYNIFVLLEKFLDNAIEVDVDAICDGKDVFIGGIMEHIEQVGIHSGDSACSLPTRNLKPEILNEIKLQTKKLAIKINICGLINIQFAIKNNIIYVIEVNPRASRTIPFVSKAINIPLAKMGTLVMIGKSLSSLNLKKEIYPSFFSVKEVILPFNRFDNIDPILGPEMRSTGEVMGIGYTFAEAFYKVILSTTFYIKQKGIVLISVNDKDKKLIVELVKKLISYGFIIEATAGTAKFLKKFKLIATIVRKTTEKQPNVLNFIKNKRYTYIINTVKRKKSIDNSKLIRILALQNNIYYNTTINGAIATIISMKNDFQIKVSSLQELYNLKI, from the coding sequence ATGCCAAAACGTACTGATATAAAAAATATTATGCTTTTAGGAGCTGGACCTATTATTATTGGTCAGGCTTGTGAATTTGATTATTCTGGCACACAAGCATGTAAAGCTTTAAAAGAAGAAGGATATAATTTAATTCTAGTTAATTCTAATCCTGCTACTATAATGACAGATCCAAATATTGCTAATGTAACATATATCGAACCTATTAATTGGCATGTTATCACTAAAATTATAAAAAAAGAAAAACCTGATGCTATTTTAGCTACTATGGGAGGACAAACTGCTTTAAATTGTATTTTAGATTTACATAAAAATAATATATTAAAAAAATTTAATATAGAAGTTTTAGGAACATCTATAAATACTATTTATAACGCAGAAAATCGTTCTTACTTTGCAAAAATTATAAAAAAATTAGGATTTAATACTCCATATTCTTTTTCTATTCGTAATATGGATGAAGCAATAGATTGTATACAAAAAATTAAATTTCCATGTATTATTAGACCTTCATTTACTATGGGAGGTAGTGGAGGGGGAATAGCATATAATATTATGGAATTTAAAAAAATTTGTAATAATGGTTTAAGTTTATCATTTAATAATGAATTAATTATAGATGAATCTTTAATCGGATGGAAAGAATATGAAATGGAAGTTATAAAAGATAAAAACAATAATTCAATTATTATATGTTCTATCGAAAATATAGACCCAATGGGTATACATACAGGAGATTCAATTACAGTTGCTCCAGCACAAACTTTGTCTGATAAAGAATATCAAATAATGAGAAATGCTTCTATATCTATTATTAGAGCTGTTGGTCTTGAATCTGGAGGAGCAAATGTACAATTTGCAATTAATCCTAAAACTGGGGAATTAATAGTAATAGAAATGAATCCTCGTGTTTCACGTTCTTCTGCTTTAGCATCAAAAGCAACTGGTTTCCCAATAGCTAAAATATCAGCAAAACTTTCTATTGGTTATACATTAGATGAATTAACAAATGATATAACTAATAATTGTACTTCAGCTGCATTTGAACCATCTATTGATTATATAGTAACAAAAATACCTAAATTTAATTTTGAAAAATTTTATAATGTTAATGATAGATTAACAACAGAGATGAAATCAGTAGGTGAAGTTATGTCTATAGGTAGATCTTTCCAAGAATCTATTCATAAAGCATTATGTAGTTTGGAAAATGGTATTTATGGATTTGAACCAATTAAAATTGATAAAATCAATAGTAAAGATTATTATAATGTAATTATAAAAGAATTAAAAAAACCAGGGCCAGATAGAATTAGATTTATTGCAGATGCTATGAGAATAAATATGTCTATTGAAGAAATACATAATTATTCTAAAATAGATATGTGGTTTTTATCACAAATAGAAGATATAATCTTAACTGAACAAAAAATTAAAATGTTAGGTATTAAATATTTAAAAAATATAAAATATTTTTTTAAATTAAAAAAAAAAGGATTTTCTGATGTTAGATTAGCTAATATTTTAAATGTATCTGAAAAAAAAATAAGAAAATTAAGATATAAATATAATATACATCCAGTATATAAAAAAGTAGATACATGTTCTGCAGAGTTTAAAACTAATACTACTTATATGTATTCAACATATGGAACAGAATGCGAAGCTAATCCTAATAATAATAAAAAAAAAATTATTATTTTAGGTAGTGGTCCTAATAGGATAGGACAAGGAATAGAATTTGATTATTGTTGTGTACATGCATCTATGATTTTACGTAAAAATAATTTTGAAACAATAATGATTAATTGTAATCCAGAAACTGTTTCAACAGATTATGATATTTCAGATCGTTTATATTTTGAACCTATAACTTTAGAAAATATATTAGAAATTGTTCGAATAGAAAAACCATTAGGTGTTATTATCCAATATGGAGGACAAAATCCATTAAACTTAGCTAAAAAATTAGAACAAGAAAATGTAAATATTATAGGGACAAGTTCATCTGCAATAGATTTAGCTGAAGATAGAAAAAAATTTCAAAATATTGTTAATTGTTTAAAATTAAAACAATCACCTAGTTATATAGTAAAAGATTTAAATGAAGCTTTTAAAAAAGCTAATATTTTAGGTTATCCTTTAATAGTAAGACCTTCTTATGTTTTAGGAGGTAGATGTATGGAAATAGTATATAATGAAGATGATTTACAAAATTATTTTTTATTAAATATAAAATATAATATTTTTGTTTTATTAGAAAAATTTTTAGATAATGCAATAGAAGTAGATGTAGATGCAATTTGTGATGGAAAAGATGTTTTTATAGGTGGTATTATGGAACATATTGAACAAGTAGGAATTCATTCTGGTGATTCTGCTTGTTCTTTACCCACACGTAATTTAAAACCAGAGATTTTAAATGAAATTAAATTACAAACTAAAAAATTAGCAATTAAAATTAATATATGTGGACTTATAAATATACAATTTGCCATTAAAAATAATATAATTTATGTTATAGAAGTTAATCCTAGAGCATCTAGAACAATTCCATTTGTTTCAAAAGCAATTAATATACCTTTAGCAAAAATGGGTACATTAGTTATGATAGGTAAATCTTTATCAAGTTTAAATCTTAAAAAGGAAATTTATCCTTCATTTTTTTCTGTTAAAGAAGTAATTTTACCTTTTAATAGATTCGATAATATAGATCCTATTTTAGGCCCTGAAATGAGATCTACTGGAGAAGTTATGGGTATAGGTTATACTTTCGCAGAAGCATTTTATAAAGTAATATTAAGTACTACATTTTATATAAAACAAAAAGGAATTGTTTTAATATCAGTTAATGATAAAGACAAAAAATTAATTGTTGAATTAGTTAAAAAATTGATTTCTTATGGATTTATAATTGAAGCTACAGCTGGAACAGCTAAATTTTTAAAAAAATTTAAATTAATAGCTACAATAGTTCGTAAAACTACAGAAAAACAACCAAATGTACTTAATTTTATTAAAAATAAAAGATATACTTATATTATTAATACAGTAAAAAGAAAAAAATCGATTGATAATTCTAAATTAATTAGAATCTTAGCTTTACAAAATAATATTTATTATAATACAACTATTAATGGAGCTATAGCTACAATAATTTCAATGAAAAATGATTTCCAAATAAAAGTATCTTCTTTACAAGAATTATATAATTTAAAAATATAA
- a CDS encoding co-chaperone GroES: MNIRPLHDRVIVKRKEVECKSTGGIVLTGSAAGKSTRGEVLAVGKGRILDNGVVKPLDVKKGDIIIFNDSYGVKTEKIDDEEILIMSESDILAIVK, from the coding sequence ATGAACATTCGTCCGTTACATGATCGAGTTATTGTAAAAAGAAAAGAAGTTGAATGTAAATCTACAGGTGGAATTGTGTTAACTGGTTCTGCTGCAGGTAAATCTACTCGTGGAGAAGTATTAGCTGTAGGTAAAGGACGTATATTAGATAATGGTGTAGTTAAACCATTAGATGTTAAAAAAGGTGATATAATCATATTTAATGATAGTTATGGTGTTAAAACAGAAAAAATTGATGATGAAGAAATTCTTATAATGTCTGAAAGTGATATTTTAGCTATTGTTAAATAG
- the ilvC gene encoding ketol-acid reductoisomerase — MKNYFNNLNFRKKLKNLQKCRLMQFKEFNNSINFLKNKNIVIIGCGSQGLNQGLNMRDSGLNISYTLKEKSIKKKNLSWQRAYKNNFTVGSYEELIPNADLIINLTPDNNHHNVLKNIKSLIKKGATLGYSHGFNIIEEGENISKDITVIMVAPKCPGTEVREEFKRGFGVPSLIAVHQEANDNNYGFQLAKAWAAAIGSHKAGVLESSFIAEVKSDLMGEQTVLCGMLQTISILLFDKLLELKQNPLYAAQLIQFGWEYITESLKQGGISLMMDRLNNSSKIHVYKLSSILKKKLKPLFQLHIDNILSGKFSQNLIQDWKNNNNDLIKWRKIYKNNKFEKINNLQNFNIKEQDYFDQGILMIAAIKSSVELSFELMTESGISPASAYYESLHELPLIANTIARKKLYEMNKVISNTAEYGNYLFTNNAIPLLKGFVNNLTIKDLGIFKIKNTSIKNSYLYKINYEIRNHPIEKIGYNLRNYMINMKSLTKINK, encoded by the coding sequence ATGAAAAATTATTTCAATAATTTAAATTTTCGTAAAAAATTAAAAAATTTACAAAAATGTAGGTTAATGCAATTTAAAGAATTTAATAATAGTATTAATTTTTTAAAAAATAAAAATATTGTTATTATAGGTTGTGGATCTCAAGGTTTAAACCAAGGATTAAATATGAGAGATTCAGGATTAAATATTTCATATACTTTAAAAGAAAAATCTATAAAAAAAAAAAATCTATCTTGGCAAAGAGCATATAAAAATAACTTTACTGTTGGATCTTATGAAGAATTAATACCTAATGCTGATTTAATTATTAATTTAACTCCTGATAATAATCATCATAATGTTTTAAAAAATATAAAATCATTAATAAAAAAAGGAGCAACATTAGGTTATTCACATGGTTTTAATATTATAGAAGAAGGAGAAAATATATCTAAAGATATTACAGTTATTATGGTAGCTCCTAAATGTCCGGGAACAGAAGTAAGAGAAGAATTTAAAAGAGGTTTTGGAGTTCCATCTTTAATCGCTGTTCATCAAGAAGCTAATGATAACAATTATGGTTTTCAATTAGCTAAAGCTTGGGCTGCTGCAATTGGTAGCCATAAAGCTGGTGTATTAGAATCATCTTTTATTGCTGAAGTTAAATCAGATTTAATGGGTGAACAAACTGTATTATGCGGAATGTTACAAACAATATCAATTTTATTATTTGATAAATTATTAGAATTAAAACAAAATCCATTATACGCTGCACAATTAATACAATTCGGATGGGAATATATTACGGAGTCCTTAAAGCAAGGAGGTATTAGTTTAATGATGGATAGATTAAATAATTCTAGTAAAATACATGTTTATAAATTATCATCAATTTTAAAAAAAAAATTAAAACCTCTATTTCAATTACATATTGATAATATACTTTCAGGTAAATTTTCTCAAAATCTTATTCAAGATTGGAAAAATAATAATAATGACTTGATAAAATGGAGAAAAATATATAAAAATAATAAATTTGAAAAAATAAATAATTTACAAAATTTTAATATAAAAGAACAAGATTATTTTGATCAAGGAATTTTAATGATTGCTGCTATTAAAAGTAGTGTTGAATTATCATTCGAATTAATGACAGAATCTGGTATATCACCCGCTTCAGCATATTATGAATCATTACATGAATTACCTTTAATTGCGAATACTATTGCTAGAAAAAAATTATATGAAATGAATAAAGTTATATCAAATACGGCTGAATATGGTAATTATTTATTTACAAATAATGCTATTCCTTTATTAAAAGGATTTGTAAATAATCTTACAATAAAAGATTTAGGAATTTTTAAAATAAAAAATACATCGATAAAAAATAGTTATTTATATAAAATAAATTATGAAATCAGAAATCATCCTATTGAAAAAATAGGATATAATTTAAGAAATTATATGATTAATATGAAATCTTTAACTAAAATTAATAAATAA
- a CDS encoding outer membrane beta-barrel protein: MKKIIIIFTIIMISIHNIANAKSNFKDYWYFGSTFGLSQYNNIKLLGKDIDDKEYTFFNKLGNGLFLGYQTNNFLGLELGLEWLGIIKKNINDNIKNFFEVKGIQLTTNIRYPIFKNLYLYTRLGGFFAKSYYNRFSNNYKYYNLDNLYYNVSPLFSFGGEYQIKDNLSSRIEYRVIKNIGSKNDDNLGQKTNNFMFSISIIYKFFDKHHLPTIKNLINKSKNYYSNYSHNNFMSKKKFFLKFRSIFLNKKDKSILNKLFKLKLKNLLSNFSNKILILRYVDYYEKNIKNNFLVQKEAKLVVKYLLFINNYLTKKNIFVKRLEKKLFFNKKYRKINNYKILKKYLIKNRYVKIKILRFIKSIKKYFFTKKNLVNYKNNYNSYDYFNKLYIYQSILFMYKNFIIKNNYS, encoded by the coding sequence ATGAAAAAAATAATTATTATTTTTACAATAATTATGATAAGTATTCATAATATTGCTAATGCTAAATCTAATTTTAAAGATTATTGGTATTTTGGTTCTACATTTGGATTATCACAATATAATAATATTAAATTGTTAGGGAAAGACATTGATGATAAAGAATATACTTTTTTTAATAAACTAGGAAATGGACTTTTTTTAGGATATCAAACAAATAATTTTCTGGGTTTAGAATTAGGATTAGAGTGGTTAGGAATTATTAAAAAAAATATTAATGATAATATTAAAAATTTTTTTGAAGTTAAAGGGATACAATTAACGACTAATATTAGATATCCTATATTTAAAAATTTATATTTATATACCCGTTTAGGGGGGTTTTTTGCTAAATCTTATTATAATCGATTTAGTAATAATTATAAATATTATAATTTAGATAATTTATATTATAATGTCTCTCCATTATTTTCTTTTGGAGGGGAATATCAAATTAAAGATAATTTATCATCTAGAATCGAATATCGAGTTATAAAAAATATTGGGAGTAAAAATGATGATAATTTAGGCCAAAAAACAAATAATTTTATGTTTAGTATTAGTATAATATATAAATTTTTTGATAAACATCATTTACCTACAATAAAAAATTTAATTAATAAATCAAAAAATTATTATAGTAACTATAGTCATAATAATTTTATGTCTAAAAAAAAGTTTTTTTTAAAATTTAGAAGTATTTTCTTAAATAAAAAAGATAAAAGTATTTTAAATAAGTTATTTAAACTAAAATTGAAAAATTTATTAAGTAATTTTAGTAATAAAATACTAATTTTACGTTATGTAGATTATTACGAAAAAAATATTAAAAATAATTTTTTAGTTCAAAAAGAAGCAAAATTAGTTGTTAAATATTTACTATTTATAAATAATTATTTAACGAAAAAAAATATTTTTGTTAAAAGATTAGAAAAAAAATTATTTTTTAACAAAAAGTATAGAAAAATTAATAATTACAAAATTCTTAAAAAATATTTAATAAAAAATCGTTATGTTAAAATTAAAATTTTAAGATTTATTAAATCTATTAAAAAATATTTTTTTACAAAAAAAAATTTAGTAAATTATAAAAATAATTATAATAGTTATGATTATTTTAATAAATTATATATTTATCAAAGTATTCTTTTTATGTATAAAAATTTTATTATTAAAAATAATTATTCTTAA
- the carA gene encoding glutamine-hydrolyzing carbamoyl-phosphate synthase small subunit: protein MENNLNNKAILLMEDGTQIFGNSIGVDGIVIGEIIFNTAITGYQEIITDPSYYKQIIILTYPHIGNVGTNIDDNESSKIYAKGLIINNLSKISSNYRSTERLDIFLKRKNIVAIEGIDTRYLTRLICNKKINKIALISTKKYFNYENILQKICRFKGLQGLNLIKDITTKVNYSWILSNKNTKKNKNYMFSKHVIVLDFGVKNSILKMLVDRQCKVTVVSAFISYKNLMALNPDGIFLSNGPGDPNPCNYIINIVKKILKINIPIFGICFGHQILAIANGAKIIKMDVGHHGSNHPVKDLENNKVLITTQNHNFTIDKNNFPKKLKITHKSLFDNSIEGIHCIDKPAFGFQGHPEASPGPHDTSKLFDYFIKLIHIYCRKKYKRF, encoded by the coding sequence ATGGAGAATAATTTGAATAATAAAGCAATATTATTAATGGAAGATGGAACACAAATTTTTGGCAATTCTATAGGAGTAGATGGAATAGTTATAGGAGAAATAATATTTAATACTGCTATTACTGGTTATCAAGAAATAATTACTGATCCTTCTTATTATAAACAAATTATAATTTTGACATATCCACATATTGGTAATGTTGGGACCAATATAGATGATAATGAATCATCAAAAATTTATGCAAAAGGACTTATTATTAATAATTTATCTAAAATATCAAGTAATTATCGTAGTACAGAGAGATTAGATATTTTTCTTAAAAGAAAAAATATTGTTGCTATTGAAGGAATAGATACAAGATATTTAACAAGATTAATATGTAATAAAAAAATTAATAAAATTGCTTTAATTTCTACTAAAAAATATTTTAATTATGAAAATATTTTACAAAAAATATGTCGATTTAAAGGTTTACAAGGTTTAAATTTAATAAAAGATATTACTACAAAAGTAAATTATTCTTGGATATTAAGTAATAAAAATACAAAAAAAAATAAAAATTATATGTTTTCTAAACATGTAATAGTATTAGATTTTGGTGTAAAAAATAGTATTTTAAAAATGTTAGTTGATAGACAATGTAAAGTTACTGTTGTTTCAGCTTTTATAAGTTATAAAAATTTAATGGCATTAAATCCTGATGGTATTTTTTTATCTAATGGTCCAGGAGATCCTAATCCATGTAATTATATAATCAATATTGTAAAAAAAATATTAAAGATAAATATTCCTATTTTTGGAATTTGTTTTGGCCATCAAATTTTAGCTATTGCTAATGGAGCAAAAATAATTAAAATGGATGTCGGTCATCATGGAAGTAATCATCCTGTAAAAGATTTAGAAAATAATAAAGTATTAATTACTACTCAAAATCATAATTTTACCATTGATAAAAATAATTTTCCAAAAAAATTAAAAATTACACATAAATCTTTATTTGATAATTCTATAGAAGGAATTCATTGTATTGATAAACCTGCTTTTGGTTTTCAAGGACATCCCGAAGCTAGTCCAGGACCACATGATACATCTAAATTATTTGATTATTTTATAAAATTAATTCATATCTATTGTAGAAAAAAATATAAGAGATTTTAA
- the groL gene encoding chaperonin GroEL (60 kDa chaperone family; promotes refolding of misfolded polypeptides especially under stressful conditions; forms two stacked rings of heptamers to form a barrel-shaped 14mer; ends can be capped by GroES; misfolded proteins enter the barrel where they are refolded when GroES binds) yields MAAKDVKFGNDARVKMLRGVNVLADAVKITLGPKGRNVVLDKSFGAPAITKDGVTVAREIELEDKFENMGAQMVKEVASKANDVAGDGTTTASVLAQSIVSEGLKAVAAGMNPMDLKRGIDKAVIAAVEELKTISVPCSDSKSIAQVGTISANADETVGNLIAQAMERVGKEGVITVEEGTGLQDELDVVEGMQFDRGYLSPYFINKSESGTVELDNPYILLVDKKLSNIREILPILEMVAKASKSLLIIAEDVDGEALATLVVNTMRGVVKVAAVKAPGFGDRRKAMLQDIAVLTGGNVISEEIGLELEKTTLEDLGQAKRIVINKDTTTIIDGLGKENDISGRVHQIRQQIDEASSDYDREKLQERVAKLAGGVAVLKVGAATEVEMKEKKARVEDALHATRAAVEEGVVAGGGVALVRVAAKLMNLTGQNEDQNMGIKVALRAMEAPLRQIVFNSGEEPSVVANNVKDGHGNYGYNAANEEYGDMIKFGILDPTKVTRSALQYSASVAGLMITTECMVTDLPKDDKSDISSTPPGSGMGGGMGGMM; encoded by the coding sequence ATGGCAGCGAAAGATGTAAAATTTGGTAATGACGCACGTGTAAAAATGTTACGAGGTGTAAATGTACTTGCAGATGCGGTAAAAATTACTCTTGGACCAAAAGGTAGAAATGTTGTTTTAGATAAATCATTTGGAGCACCTGCAATAACTAAAGATGGAGTAACAGTAGCTAGAGAAATAGAATTAGAAGATAAGTTTGAAAATATGGGAGCACAAATGGTAAAAGAAGTTGCTTCTAAAGCTAATGATGTAGCAGGTGATGGTACAACAACAGCTAGTGTTTTAGCACAATCAATAGTAAGTGAGGGTTTAAAGGCTGTTGCTGCTGGTATGAATCCAATGGATTTAAAAAGAGGTATAGATAAAGCAGTTATAGCGGCTGTAGAAGAGTTAAAAACTATTTCTGTACCATGTTCTGATTCAAAATCTATAGCTCAAGTAGGTACTATTTCTGCTAATGCAGATGAAACTGTTGGTAATTTAATTGCTCAAGCAATGGAACGAGTAGGTAAAGAAGGTGTTATTACTGTTGAAGAAGGAACAGGTTTACAAGATGAATTAGATGTTGTCGAAGGTATGCAATTTGACAGAGGTTATTTATCTCCTTATTTTATTAATAAGTCAGAATCTGGGACTGTAGAACTTGATAATCCTTATATACTTTTAGTAGATAAAAAACTTTCGAATATTCGAGAAATATTACCTATTCTTGAAATGGTTGCAAAAGCAAGTAAGTCATTATTAATTATAGCAGAAGATGTAGATGGCGAAGCATTAGCAACATTAGTTGTTAATACTATGCGTGGTGTTGTAAAAGTTGCAGCAGTTAAAGCACCAGGTTTTGGTGATCGTCGTAAAGCTATGTTGCAAGATATTGCAGTTCTTACTGGTGGTAATGTTATTTCAGAAGAAATTGGTTTAGAATTAGAAAAAACAACATTAGAAGATTTAGGACAAGCAAAACGTATTGTTATAAATAAAGATACAACAACCATCATAGATGGTCTTGGCAAAGAAAATGATATTTCAGGTCGTGTGCATCAAATTAGACAACAAATAGATGAAGCATCTTCTGATTATGATCGTGAAAAACTTCAAGAAAGAGTAGCTAAATTAGCAGGAGGTGTAGCTGTACTAAAAGTAGGTGCTGCTACTGAAGTAGAAATGAAAGAAAAAAAAGCTCGAGTAGAAGATGCTTTACATGCTACTAGAGCAGCTGTAGAAGAAGGTGTTGTAGCTGGAGGAGGAGTAGCATTAGTACGTGTAGCAGCTAAATTAATGAATTTAACAGGACAAAATGAAGATCAAAATATGGGTATAAAAGTAGCTTTAAGAGCTATGGAAGCTCCTTTACGTCAAATAGTTTTTAATTCAGGAGAAGAACCTTCTGTAGTAGCAAATAATGTTAAGGATGGGCATGGTAATTATGGATATAATGCGGCTAATGAAGAATATGGAGATATGATTAAATTTGGTATTTTAGACCCTACTAAAGTTACACGTTCAGCTTTACAATATTCTGCATCTGTTGCAGGACTTATGATTACTACAGAATGTATGGTAACAGATTTACCAAAAGATGATAAATCAGATATATCTAGTACACCGCCAGGTAGTGGTATGGGTGGTGGAATGGGTGGTATGATGTAA